The following are from one region of the uncultured Hyphomonas sp. genome:
- a CDS encoding HD domain-containing protein, giving the protein MADGQGAAQSAKFTQMLDGTQEDWDIIAKNARAFNKGLAKRVLDHLRLLDGDFGGYPIDRLEHSLQTATRAHRDGRDEEYVVCALLHDIGDTLGSMNHPDVAAAILKPFVSEENLWMVANHGAFQGYYFFEYLGLDKNMRDQFKDSPHYQRCAEFCHKYDQAAFDPDYESEPLEFFEPMVERLFSRPKNSMYLRKTE; this is encoded by the coding sequence ATGGCGGACGGACAGGGCGCGGCCCAAAGCGCGAAATTCACGCAAATGCTGGATGGCACCCAGGAAGACTGGGATATCATCGCGAAGAATGCGCGGGCGTTCAACAAAGGCCTCGCGAAACGGGTTCTGGACCATCTGCGCCTGCTGGACGGGGATTTCGGCGGCTATCCCATCGACCGTCTGGAGCATTCCCTGCAGACGGCGACGCGCGCACACCGCGACGGGCGGGACGAGGAATATGTCGTCTGCGCGCTGCTGCACGATATCGGCGATACGCTGGGCAGCATGAACCACCCGGACGTGGCTGCGGCGATCCTGAAGCCTTTCGTGTCGGAAGAAAACCTCTGGATGGTCGCCAATCATGGCGCCTTCCAAGGCTATTACTTCTTTGAGTATCTCGGCCTCGACAAGAACATGCGCGATCAGTTCAAGGACAGTCCACACTACCAGCGATGCGCTGAGTTCTGCCACAAATACGATCAGGCCGCCTTTGACCCGGACTATGAAAGCGAGCCGCTGGAGTTCTTCGAACCCATGGTGGAGCGTCTCTTCTCCAGGCCGAAGAACTCCATGTACCTGCGCAAGACTGAATAG
- a CDS encoding RtcB family protein — translation MSHFEVFETSAGGRIKAWVKGVPVEPQARAQLENVAGLPFVHSHLAVMPDVHFGRGATVGSVIPTRGAIIPAAVGVDIGCGMMAVRTSLTANDLPDNLSAIRSEIERKVPVGNGRRGNHKEAPARAATALRASGLADKLDVILGKHKRIQRTAFAKQLGTLGGGNHFIELCLDEADRVWVMLHSGSRGTGNILGTYFIQEAREALEKRVLGYHVPDRDLAFFVEGEDLFDDYTMAVGWAQDYARLNREVMMDRVLLALRDFFPGFSLEKEAVNCHHNYVEREHHFGADVWVTRKGAVRAGAGDLGIIPGSMGAKSFIVRGKGNADSFCSCSHGAGRAMSRSEAKRTFTVEEHLMATEGVECRKDSGVIDETPMAYKDIDAVMAAQTDLVEIVHTLKQVVCVKG, via the coding sequence ATGAGTCATTTTGAAGTGTTTGAAACCAGCGCCGGCGGGCGCATCAAGGCCTGGGTGAAAGGCGTACCTGTTGAGCCGCAGGCGCGCGCGCAACTTGAGAATGTTGCTGGCCTGCCTTTCGTTCACTCGCACCTTGCCGTGATGCCTGACGTCCATTTCGGGCGCGGAGCGACGGTAGGGTCGGTGATCCCCACCAGGGGCGCGATTATTCCTGCCGCTGTCGGTGTCGACATCGGGTGCGGAATGATGGCGGTGCGGACAAGCCTTACGGCGAATGATTTGCCGGACAACCTGTCGGCCATCCGCAGTGAGATCGAGCGCAAGGTGCCGGTTGGTAACGGCCGCCGGGGCAACCACAAGGAAGCTCCGGCCCGTGCTGCTACCGCGCTTCGCGCGTCCGGACTCGCGGACAAGCTCGATGTGATTCTCGGCAAGCATAAGCGGATCCAGCGCACGGCCTTTGCCAAACAGCTGGGAACGCTTGGCGGCGGGAACCACTTCATCGAGCTTTGCCTCGACGAAGCGGACCGGGTTTGGGTCATGCTGCATTCCGGCTCCCGCGGAACGGGCAACATCCTCGGCACCTACTTCATCCAGGAGGCCCGCGAGGCACTGGAGAAGCGGGTGCTCGGCTATCACGTCCCCGACCGGGACCTCGCCTTCTTTGTGGAAGGGGAAGACCTGTTCGATGACTACACGATGGCCGTCGGCTGGGCGCAGGACTATGCGCGCCTTAACCGCGAAGTGATGATGGACCGCGTGCTGCTTGCCTTGCGCGATTTCTTCCCTGGCTTCTCGCTGGAGAAGGAGGCGGTGAACTGCCACCACAATTATGTGGAGCGGGAACACCACTTCGGCGCAGATGTCTGGGTGACCCGTAAAGGCGCTGTGCGCGCCGGTGCAGGCGACCTCGGTATCATTCCCGGCTCGATGGGGGCGAAGTCTTTCATCGTGCGCGGGAAGGGCAATGCAGACTCTTTCTGTTCGTGTTCGCACGGGGCAGGGCGAGCCATGAGCCGGTCGGAAGCCAAGCGGACCTTCACTGTGGAGGAGCACCTCATGGCGACGGAAGGCGTGGAATGCCGGAAAGACTCCGGCGTCATTGATGAAACGCCGATGGCCTACAAGGACATCGACGCCGTCATGGCCGCGCAGACCGATCTTGTGGAGATTGTCCACACACTGAAACAGGTCGTTTGCGTCAAAGGCTGA
- the rplQ gene encoding 50S ribosomal protein L17 produces the protein MRHRLGHRTLNKTTSHRKAMFANMAASLIEHEQIVTTVPKAKEMAPLMDKLVTLAKKGDLAARRQALSKVRNEDAVRKLFDVFGERYKDRNGGYTRVLKAGYRHGDNAPVAVLELVDRDESAKGAADKARHEAELEAGE, from the coding sequence ATGCGCCATCGCCTCGGACACAGAACTCTGAACAAAACGACTTCCCACCGGAAGGCGATGTTCGCCAACATGGCCGCAAGCCTGATCGAACACGAGCAAATCGTGACGACGGTGCCGAAAGCCAAGGAAATGGCGCCGCTGATGGACAAGCTGGTGACCCTGGCCAAGAAGGGTGACCTCGCTGCCCGCCGTCAGGCGCTCTCCAAGGTCCGCAACGAAGACGCTGTCCGCAAGCTGTTCGACGTCTTCGGCGAACGCTACAAGGATCGCAACGGCGGTTACACCCGCGTGCTGAAAGCCGGCTACCGCCATGGCGACAATGCACCGGTTGCTGTCCTGGAACTCGTCGACCGTGACGAGTCTGCCAAAGGCGCCGCCGATAAGGCCCGCCACGAGGCAGAACTCGAAGCTGGCGAATAA
- a CDS encoding DNA-directed RNA polymerase subunit alpha, with amino-acid sequence MAENTAVNDRNWKELIRPNRPVVQAGYDPKRKAKLVIEPLERGYGTTLGNALRRVLLSSLQGAAIIGVQIDNVVHEFSAIPGVREDVTTIVLNLKQVAIFMESDSSKRMVLKATGPGEVKAGQIETSGDTKILNPDHVICTLDDGAEVRMEFTVDTGKGYVPAEAHRPEDAPIGYIPIDAIYSPVRRVGYQVEDTREGTKLDYDKLTLDIETDGSVTPEDSVAYAARILQDQLQLFINFEEPTLEAGTQTEETDLGFNPVLLKKVDELELSVRSANCLKNDNIVYIGDLIQKSEAEMLRTPNFGRKSLNEIKEVLAGLGLHLGMEVPDWPPEDIEGLAKKYDDHL; translated from the coding sequence ATGGCCGAGAACACCGCCGTCAACGACCGTAACTGGAAAGAACTGATCCGCCCGAACCGCCCGGTGGTTCAGGCCGGATACGACCCGAAGCGCAAGGCGAAGCTCGTCATTGAGCCGCTGGAGCGTGGTTATGGCACGACGCTGGGCAACGCCCTGCGCCGCGTGCTGCTGTCCTCGCTGCAAGGCGCTGCCATCATTGGCGTCCAGATCGACAATGTCGTTCACGAATTCTCCGCCATTCCGGGCGTGCGTGAAGACGTGACCACGATCGTTCTGAACCTCAAGCAGGTCGCGATCTTCATGGAAAGCGACTCGTCCAAGCGCATGGTCCTCAAGGCGACCGGCCCGGGCGAAGTGAAGGCCGGTCAGATCGAAACCTCGGGCGACACCAAGATCCTCAACCCGGATCACGTCATCTGTACGCTCGATGACGGCGCTGAAGTACGCATGGAATTCACCGTCGACACCGGCAAGGGCTATGTCCCGGCCGAAGCCCACCGTCCGGAAGATGCACCGATCGGCTATATCCCGATTGATGCCATCTATTCGCCGGTCCGCCGCGTCGGCTACCAGGTGGAAGACACGCGTGAAGGCACGAAGCTGGACTACGACAAGCTGACCCTCGACATCGAAACCGATGGGTCGGTCACGCCGGAAGATTCCGTCGCTTATGCCGCACGCATCCTGCAGGACCAGCTGCAACTCTTCATCAACTTCGAAGAGCCGACGCTGGAAGCCGGCACCCAGACGGAAGAAACCGATCTCGGCTTCAACCCGGTCCTCCTCAAGAAGGTGGACGAGCTGGAACTGTCCGTGCGTTCGGCAAACTGCCTGAAGAACGACAACATTGTTTACATTGGTGACCTCATCCAGAAGTCGGAAGCGGAAATGCTTCGCACTCCGAACTTCGGCCGCAAGTCGCTGAACGAAATCAAGGAAGTCCTCGCTGGTCTTGGCCTGCATCTCGGCATGGAAGTGCCGGACTGGCCGCCTGAAGACATCGAAGGCCTCGCCAAGAAATACGACGACCACCTCTAG
- the rpsK gene encoding 30S ribosomal protein S11 — MARETTRVRRKERKNITSGVVHVNSSFNNTMVTITDAQGNTISWSSSGTMGFKGSRKSTPYAAQMAAEDAAKKAMDHGLQTVEVLVRGPGSGRESALRALQAAGLTVTAISDTTPIPHNGCRPPKRRRV, encoded by the coding sequence ATGGCTCGTGAGACGACCCGCGTCCGCCGCAAGGAACGCAAGAACATCACTTCCGGTGTTGTTCATGTGAACTCCAGCTTCAACAACACGATGGTCACCATCACCGATGCGCAGGGGAACACCATCTCCTGGTCTTCATCTGGCACGATGGGCTTCAAGGGATCGCGTAAGTCGACCCCGTATGCTGCCCAGATGGCCGCTGAAGATGCCGCCAAGAAGGCCATGGATCATGGCCTGCAAACCGTCGAGGTTCTCGTCCGTGGTCCGGGCTCGGGCCGTGAGAGCGCTCTGCGTGCCCTTCAGGCTGCCGGCCTGACGGTCACTGCAATCAGCGACACCACGCCGATCCCGCACAATGGGTGCCGCCCGCCGAAACGCCGCCGCGTCTAA
- the rpsM gene encoding 30S ribosomal protein S13: MARIAGVNIPTNKRVVIALRYIHGIGPSFAQEICDKVGVDASRRVNELTDAEVIKIRETIDADYMVEGDLRRDTSMNIKRLMDLGCYRGLRHRRKLPVRGQRTHTNARTRKGPAKPIAGKKK; encoded by the coding sequence TTGGCCCGTATTGCAGGCGTAAATATCCCGACCAACAAGCGCGTCGTCATTGCGCTGCGGTACATCCACGGCATCGGTCCGTCCTTCGCACAGGAAATCTGCGATAAGGTGGGCGTCGACGCGTCCCGCCGCGTGAACGAACTGACCGACGCCGAGGTTATCAAAATCCGCGAAACGATCGACGCTGACTACATGGTCGAAGGTGACCTGCGCCGTGACACGTCGATGAACATCAAGCGTCTGATGGATCTTGGCTGCTATCGTGGCCTTCGCCATCGCCGTAAGCTGCCGGTTCGCGGTCAGCGGACACACACCAACGCTCGTACCCGCAAGGGTCCGGCCAAGCCAATCGCCGGCAAGAAGAAGTAA
- a CDS encoding adenylate kinase, with product MNLILFGPPAAGKGTQAKRLVEERGFIQLSTGDMLRAARASGSELGQRVAQIMDEGGLVSDEIVIALIDEQLTANKGAAGFIFDGFPRTVGQAGALDELLKSRDSEVNRVVRLVVDDEQLLARVTKRFEEQGRKDDNPETFSKRLEKYYEDTAPLVPIYAERSILTEVDGMASIDEVAKQIDAALKETA from the coding sequence ATGAATTTGATACTGTTCGGGCCGCCTGCGGCCGGGAAGGGTACGCAGGCGAAACGTCTGGTTGAGGAGCGCGGGTTCATCCAGCTCTCCACAGGTGACATGTTGCGGGCCGCACGGGCCTCAGGCTCGGAACTGGGCCAGCGCGTTGCCCAGATCATGGACGAAGGTGGTCTTGTCTCCGACGAGATCGTGATCGCCCTGATCGATGAACAGCTCACCGCCAACAAGGGAGCCGCCGGATTTATCTTCGATGGCTTCCCGCGCACGGTTGGCCAGGCAGGTGCCCTGGACGAGCTGCTCAAGTCACGCGACTCGGAGGTGAACCGCGTCGTCCGCCTGGTGGTCGATGACGAACAGCTTCTGGCCCGTGTGACCAAGCGTTTCGAAGAGCAGGGGCGCAAGGACGACAATCCGGAAACCTTCTCGAAACGTCTTGAGAAGTACTATGAGGACACAGCGCCTCTGGTACCGATTTACGCTGAGCGGAGCATCCTGACGGAAGTCGACGGGATGGCCTCGATCGACGAGGTCGCAAAGCAGATTGACGCTGCGCTGAAAGAGACGGCATAA
- the secY gene encoding preprotein translocase subunit SecY, producing the protein MANAAEQMARNVNLGTFAKAKDLQNRILFTLGMLLLYRLGTFIPIPGLNPVAYASIFESQSGGLLGNMNMFAGGAVERMGIFALNVMPYITASIIIQMMTQASPTLEKLKKEGEAGRKQINQYTRYLTLGFALVQSFAISSGLSHVRIDGISGPFFILTGVVTLTGGTMLLMWMGEQITARGIGNGVSLIIFAGIVAELPKAIVNLISQARATSVNVVFVIAIAAMVIALVVFIVFMERSQRRLLIQYPKRQQAHGVAQGQKSFLPLKINTAGVIPPIFASALLMLPLTVVGFMGGNATGAAEGGDVNGILSWLAANFSAGTWTHIISYCVLVIFFTFFYTSIMFNPEETADNLRKYGGFIPGIRPGSNTAAYFDYVLTRLTVIGALYLTFVCVLPELLRRYFPEIPFYIGGTSLLIVVSVTMDTVTQIQSHLIAHQYEGMIKKSKLGGRKK; encoded by the coding sequence ATGGCCAATGCCGCAGAACAGATGGCTCGCAATGTAAATCTGGGAACCTTTGCCAAGGCCAAGGACCTTCAGAACCGCATTCTGTTTACTCTGGGCATGTTGTTGCTCTACCGGCTCGGCACCTTCATCCCGATTCCCGGTCTGAACCCGGTCGCTTACGCGTCGATCTTTGAAAGCCAGTCCGGCGGTCTTCTCGGCAACATGAACATGTTTGCCGGCGGTGCGGTGGAGCGGATGGGTATCTTCGCCCTGAACGTGATGCCGTACATTACGGCCTCCATCATCATCCAGATGATGACCCAGGCCTCTCCGACGCTTGAAAAGCTGAAGAAGGAAGGCGAGGCGGGCCGCAAGCAGATCAACCAGTACACGCGTTACCTGACGCTGGGATTCGCGCTGGTGCAGTCCTTCGCGATCTCTTCCGGGCTCTCGCATGTCCGGATTGACGGCATCTCCGGGCCGTTCTTCATCCTGACCGGCGTTGTCACGCTGACGGGCGGCACTATGCTGCTGATGTGGATGGGGGAGCAGATTACCGCGCGTGGCATCGGCAACGGCGTCTCGCTGATCATCTTCGCCGGCATCGTAGCAGAGCTGCCCAAGGCCATCGTGAACCTCATCAGCCAGGCGCGGGCCACCTCGGTCAACGTGGTGTTCGTCATCGCGATCGCCGCCATGGTGATCGCTCTGGTTGTGTTCATCGTGTTCATGGAGCGCTCGCAGCGGCGGCTGCTGATTCAGTATCCGAAGCGACAGCAGGCGCATGGCGTCGCGCAGGGGCAGAAGAGCTTCCTGCCGCTCAAGATCAACACGGCGGGCGTGATTCCCCCGATCTTTGCCTCGGCTCTGCTGATGCTGCCGCTCACCGTTGTCGGTTTCATGGGCGGCAATGCCACCGGTGCGGCGGAAGGCGGGGATGTGAACGGAATTCTGTCCTGGCTCGCGGCGAACTTCTCGGCCGGCACCTGGACGCACATTATCTCTTATTGTGTGCTCGTGATTTTCTTCACGTTCTTCTACACCTCGATTATGTTTAATCCCGAGGAAACGGCGGATAACCTCCGGAAATATGGTGGTTTTATCCCGGGTATCCGGCCTGGTTCGAACACCGCCGCCTACTTCGACTATGTGCTGACTCGCCTGACCGTTATCGGTGCGCTCTATTTGACCTTCGTCTGTGTTTTGCCAGAACTGTTGCGGCGCTATTTTCCAGAAATCCCGTTTTACATCGGCGGGACATCTCTGCTGATTGTGGTGTCGGTGACGATGGACACCGTGACGCAGATACAGTCGCATTTGATTGCGCATCAATACGAAGGCATGATCAAGAAGTCGAAGCTCGGGGGCCGGAAAAAATGA
- the rplO gene encoding 50S ribosomal protein L15 produces MKLNELSPAEGSTKQRMRIGRGVGSGKGKTGGRGVKGQKARSGVAINGFEGGQMPIYMRLPKRGFTPHGQKTTSWVNLGRVAKAVEAGKLDPSNVTEETLVASGLVRNVRDGVRLLAKGAAPKNLNITVTGASKAAIEAVEKAGGKVTVTGATKDTAAE; encoded by the coding sequence ATGAAACTCAACGAACTGTCCCCCGCTGAAGGCTCCACCAAGCAGCGCATGCGCATTGGCCGCGGCGTCGGCTCAGGCAAGGGCAAGACGGGCGGCCGCGGTGTAAAAGGTCAGAAGGCCCGTTCCGGCGTTGCCATCAATGGCTTCGAAGGCGGCCAGATGCCGATCTATATGCGCCTGCCGAAGCGTGGCTTCACGCCGCACGGCCAGAAAACGACGTCCTGGGTCAACCTGGGCCGCGTCGCGAAGGCTGTCGAAGCCGGCAAACTGGATCCGTCCAACGTGACCGAAGAGACGCTCGTGGCTTCGGGCCTGGTGCGCAACGTCCGTGACGGTGTGCGCCTGCTGGCCAAGGGGGCTGCTCCGAAAAACCTAAACATCACAGTGACCGGCGCGTCCAAAGCGGCTATCGAGGCCGTTGAAAAGGCGGGCGGCAAGGTGACGGTTACGGGTGCCACGAAAGACACGGCTGCAGAATAA
- the rpmD gene encoding 50S ribosomal protein L30: MSKSKLTVRQTGSPIGRKPEQRQTLVGLGLNKVGRTKELEDTPAVRGMIRKVAHLVEVVGE, translated from the coding sequence ATGTCGAAATCCAAGCTTACCGTCCGCCAGACTGGCAGCCCCATTGGCCGCAAGCCTGAACAGCGCCAGACGCTTGTTGGCCTTGGCCTGAACAAGGTTGGCCGGACCAAGGAACTCGAAGACACTCCGGCCGTGCGCGGCATGATCCGCAAAGTGGCCCACCTGGTTGAGGTCGTCGGCGAATAA
- the rpsE gene encoding 30S ribosomal protein S5 codes for MAEERGRGRRNRDRDEEQSEFVDKLVGINRVAKTVKGGKNFGFAALVVVGDQKGRAGFGKGKAREVPEAIRKATEEAKRNMVRIPLREGRTLHHDGRGRWGAGKVVLRAAPPGTGVIAGGPMRAVMEVLGVQDVVGKSIGSSNPYNMVRATFDALTGQASPRSVASKRGLKVQDVVGRRTDGASEAGVVEA; via the coding sequence ATGGCTGAAGAAAGAGGAAGAGGCCGCCGGAATCGCGATCGCGACGAGGAGCAGTCTGAATTCGTCGACAAGCTGGTTGGAATCAACCGTGTCGCCAAGACCGTGAAGGGGGGTAAGAACTTCGGTTTCGCAGCCCTCGTCGTGGTTGGTGACCAGAAGGGCCGGGCCGGCTTCGGCAAGGGTAAAGCCCGCGAAGTGCCGGAAGCGATCCGCAAGGCAACGGAAGAAGCCAAGCGCAACATGGTCCGCATCCCGCTCCGCGAAGGCCGCACGCTGCACCATGACGGCCGTGGCCGTTGGGGCGCTGGCAAGGTTGTGCTGCGCGCAGCCCCTCCCGGTACCGGTGTGATCGCAGGTGGTCCGATGCGTGCCGTGATGGAAGTGCTGGGCGTCCAGGACGTCGTCGGCAAGTCGATCGGCTCCTCGAACCCGTACAACATGGTTCGTGCCACATTTGATGCACTGACGGGGCAAGCCAGCCCGCGTTCCGTTGCATCCAAGCGTGGCCTGAAAGTTCAGGACGTGGTTGGCCGCCGCACCGATGGTGCGTCGGAAGCCGGCGTCGTTGAAGCCTGA
- the rplR gene encoding 50S ribosomal protein L18, with amino-acid sequence MKSSREKMQRRAQRVRTKLRKVAEGRPRLSVARSHKNISAQIIDDEKGITLASASTLEKDVLGGAKTGADTTAAAQVGKILAERAKKAGVEDVVFDRGGYMFHGRVKALADAAREGGLKF; translated from the coding sequence ATGAAAAGCTCACGCGAAAAGATGCAGCGCCGCGCCCAGCGGGTTCGTACAAAGCTCCGGAAGGTCGCCGAAGGCCGTCCGCGCCTGTCGGTTGCGCGCAGCCACAAGAACATTTCCGCCCAGATCATCGACGACGAAAAGGGCATCACGCTCGCTTCCGCCTCGACGCTGGAGAAGGACGTTCTCGGCGGCGCCAAGACGGGTGCTGACACGACTGCGGCTGCGCAGGTCGGCAAGATCCTGGCAGAGCGGGCCAAGAAAGCCGGTGTCGAAGACGTTGTTTTCGACCGCGGCGGCTACATGTTCCACGGCCGGGTGAAAGCCCTGGCAGACGCCGCCCGTGAGGGCGGTCTCAAATTCTAA
- the rplF gene encoding 50S ribosomal protein L6 has protein sequence MSRIGKLPIEIPAGTTVTVEGQTIKAKGPKGELSLTVAEVITPKLEGNELTVMPREDLTKAANARIEAETARGKRPPTFAQALDSVARTQWGTARSRAANMIEGVSKGYEKTLELVGVGYRAQMQGKDVKLALGFSHDVVYAAPEGITLASSKPTEVVISGADKQAVGQVASEIRKYRSPEPYKGKGIRYAGEYVRRKEGKKK, from the coding sequence ATGTCACGTATTGGAAAACTCCCGATTGAGATCCCCGCCGGCACCACGGTGACGGTCGAAGGACAGACGATCAAGGCAAAAGGCCCGAAGGGGGAACTCTCCCTGACGGTTGCCGAAGTCATCACGCCGAAGCTGGAAGGCAATGAGCTGACCGTCATGCCGCGTGAAGACCTCACGAAGGCGGCCAACGCCCGGATCGAAGCCGAGACCGCCCGTGGCAAGCGTCCGCCGACGTTCGCTCAGGCACTTGACTCCGTTGCCCGCACCCAGTGGGGAACGGCCCGGTCGCGCGCTGCCAACATGATTGAAGGCGTGTCCAAAGGCTACGAAAAGACGCTCGAACTCGTCGGCGTTGGTTATCGTGCCCAGATGCAGGGCAAGGATGTGAAACTGGCCCTCGGCTTCTCGCACGACGTCGTGTACGCGGCGCCGGAAGGCATCACGCTGGCATCGTCCAAGCCGACGGAAGTCGTGATTTCGGGCGCTGACAAGCAGGCTGTCGGCCAGGTTGCCTCCGAAATCCGCAAGTACCGTTCGCCGGAGCCTTATAAAGGCAAGGGTATCCGTTACGCGGGCGAATACGTCCGCCGTAAGGAAGGTAAGAAGAAGTAA
- the rpsH gene encoding 30S ribosomal protein S8 has translation MNISDPLGDMLTRIRNAQMRGMSTVVTPASKLRGRVLEVLLSEGYIRGYTEIEKDGHKNLEIELKYYEGQPVISEIKRVSKPGRRVYSSVSDIPLVRNGLGISILSTSKGVMSDNVARTENVGGEVLCRVF, from the coding sequence ATGAACATTTCTGATCCCCTCGGTGATATGCTCACACGCATCCGCAACGCTCAGATGCGCGGCATGTCGACAGTTGTCACCCCGGCGTCAAAGCTCCGCGGTCGTGTGCTGGAGGTTCTCCTGTCGGAGGGCTACATCCGCGGCTACACGGAAATCGAAAAAGACGGTCACAAGAACCTGGAAATCGAGCTCAAGTATTACGAAGGCCAACCGGTCATCTCGGAGATCAAACGTGTCTCCAAGCCCGGCCGCCGCGTGTACTCTTCGGTCTCCGACATTCCGCTGGTGCGTAACGGCCTCGGCATCTCCATCCTTTCGACCTCGAAAGGTGTGATGTCCGATAACGTTGCCCGCACGGAGAATGTTGGTGGCGAAGTGCTCTGCCGGGTCTTCTAG
- the rpsN gene encoding 30S ribosomal protein S14, protein MAKKSAIEKNAKRQKMVERYAEKRAKLKAAAMDENLSLEERYKARLKLAELPRNSAPNRVRNRCEVSGRPRGYYRKLKMSRIALRELGSNGQIPGLVKSSW, encoded by the coding sequence ATGGCAAAGAAGAGCGCAATCGAGAAAAACGCGAAACGCCAGAAGATGGTGGAACGCTACGCTGAAAAGCGCGCAAAGCTGAAAGCGGCGGCGATGGATGAAAACCTGTCGCTTGAAGAGCGCTACAAGGCCCGCCTGAAACTGGCTGAGCTGCCGCGCAATTCCGCACCGAACCGCGTGCGCAATCGCTGTGAGGTATCCGGGCGTCCGCGCGGCTACTATCGCAAACTTAAAATGTCGCGGATCGCGCTGCGCGAGCTTGGCTCGAACGGTCAGATCCCCGGCCTCGTGAAGTCCAGCTGGTAA
- the rplE gene encoding 50S ribosomal protein L5, translating to MSKAYEPRLKTKYREQIRAKLQDQFNYSNPMMVPKLDKVVINMGVGEAVADSKKIKSALAELERIAGQKPVATKARKSIAGFKLREGMLIGCKVTLRRDRMYEFLDRLTNIALPRVKDFRGLNGKSFDGRGNYAMGLKEHIVFPEINYDEVDDVRGMDIIVCTTAATNEEAKALLAECGFPFRN from the coding sequence ATGTCTAAGGCATACGAACCCCGTCTGAAGACGAAGTACCGCGAGCAGATCCGTGCCAAGCTGCAGGATCAGTTCAACTACTCGAACCCGATGATGGTCCCGAAACTGGACAAGGTCGTGATCAATATGGGCGTCGGCGAAGCTGTGGCGGACTCCAAGAAGATCAAGTCGGCCCTGGCCGAGCTTGAGCGGATCGCCGGTCAGAAGCCGGTGGCCACGAAGGCCCGCAAGTCTATCGCTGGCTTCAAGCTTCGCGAAGGCATGCTGATCGGCTGTAAGGTCACCCTGCGCCGTGACCGCATGTACGAGTTCCTCGACCGTCTGACCAACATCGCCCTGCCGCGCGTGAAAGACTTCCGTGGTCTGAACGGCAAGAGCTTCGATGGTCGTGGCAACTATGCCATGGGTCTGAAGGAACACATCGTGTTCCCGGAGATCAATTACGACGAGGTCGATGACGTTCGCGGTATGGACATTATTGTCTGCACCACCGCCGCAACCAACGAAGAAGCCAAAGCACTCCTTGCTGAGTGTGGCTTCCCGTTCCGGAACTAG
- the rplX gene encoding 50S ribosomal protein L24, producing MAAKIKKGDTVVVIAGRNKGTTGEVLKVIPDENRVVVRGVNVVKRHQKPSQADAGGLKTFEAPVHVSNVALTDPRDGKAVRVGFKTDEHGRKTRYAKRSGESIDV from the coding sequence ATGGCTGCGAAGATCAAAAAGGGCGACACGGTTGTCGTGATCGCTGGCCGGAACAAGGGCACCACGGGCGAAGTCCTGAAGGTGATCCCGGATGAGAACCGCGTCGTCGTGCGCGGCGTGAACGTTGTGAAACGTCACCAGAAACCGTCCCAGGCAGATGCCGGCGGTCTGAAGACGTTTGAAGCACCGGTTCACGTCTCGAACGTGGCGCTCACCGATCCGCGCGATGGCAAGGCTGTCCGCGTGGGATTCAAAACCGACGAGCATGGCCGCAAGACGCGCTATGCCAAACGCTCTGGGGAATCTATCGATGTCTAA
- the rplN gene encoding 50S ribosomal protein L14, producing MIQMQTNLRVADNSGARRVQCIKVLGGAGRRYASVGDVIVVSVKEAIPTGRVKKGDVRKAVVVRVAKDINRPDGSTIRFDTNAAVLINNNGEPIGTRVFGPVPRELRGKNQVKIANMAPEVL from the coding sequence ATGATCCAGATGCAGACCAACCTGCGGGTGGCTGACAACTCCGGCGCGCGCCGCGTCCAGTGCATCAAGGTGCTGGGCGGCGCAGGCCGCCGTTATGCCTCCGTCGGGGACGTGATCGTTGTCTCCGTGAAGGAAGCGATCCCGACAGGCCGCGTGAAGAAGGGGGATGTCCGCAAGGCCGTCGTCGTTCGCGTGGCGAAAGACATCAACCGCCCGGACGGCTCCACCATTCGTTTCGACACGAACGCTGCCGTCCTGATCAACAACAATGGCGAGCCGATCGGCACCCGTGTGTTCGGCCCGGTTCCGCGTGAACTGCGCGGCAAGAACCAGGTCAAGATCGCCAACATGGCCCCGGAGGTCCTGTAA